The Carassius carassius chromosome 2, fCarCar2.1, whole genome shotgun sequence genome has a segment encoding these proteins:
- the LOC132101110 gene encoding INO80 complex subunit B-like isoform X1, whose protein sequence is MCIRHAYCGDLLRSDSFFVSMGKRKDMIHPRFLAGSGDDYNLHKKKHKKHKKHKKKHHHHREDGHSVSSEALESDSGMLLLKPPQLKLKIKLGGQTLGTKSVPTFTVIPDSLRSVSPVNVESDDDEDHDEDDSDDDVPSEGVPIEQYRAWLDEDSNLDPSPVPDLDTDSLLGGPMDDEERWLDALEKGELDDNGELKKEIDESLLTARQKALLHKQQSQPLLELPMGYKEKELTAEMMQKREERARKRRLQAAKKAEENKNQTIERLTKTSKAKIKSMRERKSKQEQLPMVRYSSNAQGAAVSYPAGIPVPTPAALRLPPPAPVSCGVSGCSNLKKYSCSKTGTPLCSLQCYRKNLTLVQEVA, encoded by the exons ATGTGTATTCGACATGCTTATTGTGGTGATTTATTAAGGTCAGACTCGTTTTTCGTGTCCATGGGGAAACGGAAAGACATGATTCACCCCAGATTTCTCGCTG GGAGTGGGGATGATTATAACCTGCACAAGAAGAAACACAAGAAGCATAAGAAGCACAAGAAGAAGCACCATCATCATCGTGAAGACGGCCACAGTGTGTCCTCCGAGGCGCTGGAGTCAGACTCAGGGATGCTTCTGCTCAAACCTCCTCAGCTCAAGCTCAAGATCAAACTGGGAGGACAGACTCTGGGCACCAAGAG TGTGCCCACGTTCACAGTGATCCCGGACTCTCTGCGCTCAGTGTCGCCTGTGAACGTGGAGAGCGATGATGATGAAGACCATGATGAAGACGACTCTGATGACGACGTGCCGTCAGAGGGAGTTCCTATCGAGCAATACAGAGCCTGGCTGG ATGAAGACAGTAACCTGGACCCGTCTCCTGTGCCCGACCTGGACACGGACTCGCTGCTGGGAGGCCCGATGGATGATGAGGAGCGCTGGCTGGATGCACTGGAGAAAGGAGAGCTGGATGATAACGGAGAGCTGAAGAAAGAGATCGACGAGTCTCTGCTCACAGCCAGACAG AAAGCGCTCTTACATAAGCAACAGAGCCAGCCGTTACTGGAGCTCCCCATGGGATACAAAGAGAAGGAGCTGACGGCCGAGATGATGCAGAAGCGCGAGGAGCGCGCCCGAAAAAGACGCCTGCAGGCTGCCAAGAAGGCCGAGGAGAACAAGAACCAGACCATCGAGAGACTGACCAAGACCAGCAAGGCCAAGATCAAGAGCATGAGGGAGCGCAAGTCCAAGCAGGAGCAGCTGCCCATGGTGAGGTACAGCAGTAACGCTCAGGGCGCCGCCGTCTCGTACCCCGCCGGGATCCCCGTCCCGACACCCGCGGCCCTGCGACTGCCTCCTCCCGCTCCCGTGAGCTGCGGCGTGTCCGGATGCTCCAACCTGAAGAAATACTCCTGCTCCAAGACAGGGACGCCCCTGTGCAGCCTGCAGTGCTACAGGAAGAACCTGACGCTGGTGCAGGAAGTGGCTTGA
- the LOC132101110 gene encoding INO80 complex subunit B-like isoform X2 has product MCIRHAYCGSGDDYNLHKKKHKKHKKHKKKHHHHREDGHSVSSEALESDSGMLLLKPPQLKLKIKLGGQTLGTKSVPTFTVIPDSLRSVSPVNVESDDDEDHDEDDSDDDVPSEGVPIEQYRAWLDEDSNLDPSPVPDLDTDSLLGGPMDDEERWLDALEKGELDDNGELKKEIDESLLTARQKALLHKQQSQPLLELPMGYKEKELTAEMMQKREERARKRRLQAAKKAEENKNQTIERLTKTSKAKIKSMRERKSKQEQLPMVRYSSNAQGAAVSYPAGIPVPTPAALRLPPPAPVSCGVSGCSNLKKYSCSKTGTPLCSLQCYRKNLTLVQEVA; this is encoded by the exons ATGTGTATTCGACATGCTTATTGTG GGAGTGGGGATGATTATAACCTGCACAAGAAGAAACACAAGAAGCATAAGAAGCACAAGAAGAAGCACCATCATCATCGTGAAGACGGCCACAGTGTGTCCTCCGAGGCGCTGGAGTCAGACTCAGGGATGCTTCTGCTCAAACCTCCTCAGCTCAAGCTCAAGATCAAACTGGGAGGACAGACTCTGGGCACCAAGAG TGTGCCCACGTTCACAGTGATCCCGGACTCTCTGCGCTCAGTGTCGCCTGTGAACGTGGAGAGCGATGATGATGAAGACCATGATGAAGACGACTCTGATGACGACGTGCCGTCAGAGGGAGTTCCTATCGAGCAATACAGAGCCTGGCTGG ATGAAGACAGTAACCTGGACCCGTCTCCTGTGCCCGACCTGGACACGGACTCGCTGCTGGGAGGCCCGATGGATGATGAGGAGCGCTGGCTGGATGCACTGGAGAAAGGAGAGCTGGATGATAACGGAGAGCTGAAGAAAGAGATCGACGAGTCTCTGCTCACAGCCAGACAG AAAGCGCTCTTACATAAGCAACAGAGCCAGCCGTTACTGGAGCTCCCCATGGGATACAAAGAGAAGGAGCTGACGGCCGAGATGATGCAGAAGCGCGAGGAGCGCGCCCGAAAAAGACGCCTGCAGGCTGCCAAGAAGGCCGAGGAGAACAAGAACCAGACCATCGAGAGACTGACCAAGACCAGCAAGGCCAAGATCAAGAGCATGAGGGAGCGCAAGTCCAAGCAGGAGCAGCTGCCCATGGTGAGGTACAGCAGTAACGCTCAGGGCGCCGCCGTCTCGTACCCCGCCGGGATCCCCGTCCCGACACCCGCGGCCCTGCGACTGCCTCCTCCCGCTCCCGTGAGCTGCGGCGTGTCCGGATGCTCCAACCTGAAGAAATACTCCTGCTCCAAGACAGGGACGCCCCTGTGCAGCCTGCAGTGCTACAGGAAGAACCTGACGCTGGTGCAGGAAGTGGCTTGA